Proteins from a genomic interval of Salinarchaeum sp. Harcht-Bsk1:
- a CDS encoding aldo/keto reductase, with amino-acid sequence MEYTTLGSTGMEVSKICLGCMSFGSEEPWMLDEDESRKIIERAIDLGVNFFDTANAYSDGESEEILGDVLADYDRDEQVIATKVRFPVGDDGPNASGLSRKTIEQAVAASKERLGIDTIDLYQTHRVDPDTPPETTLRALDDLVERGDVRHVGTSSMFAHELAERLRASEREDLVSFETMQNHYHLAYREEERDMLPLCDRNDVGVIPWGPLGQGFLTRPVSELEETARGDPENFHNPTDEYERGGGREINARLEELAADKGVTMAQIALAWQFQNEYVDAPIVGTTSVEHLEDAVEALEIDLSDSDVEYLEEPYEPQPIVGI; translated from the coding sequence ATGGAGTATACCACTCTCGGCTCGACAGGCATGGAGGTCTCGAAGATCTGTCTGGGCTGCATGAGTTTCGGCAGCGAGGAGCCCTGGATGCTCGACGAGGACGAGTCCCGCAAGATCATCGAGCGGGCGATCGACCTCGGCGTGAACTTCTTCGACACCGCGAACGCCTACTCCGACGGCGAGAGCGAGGAGATCCTCGGCGACGTCCTCGCGGACTACGACCGCGACGAGCAGGTCATCGCGACGAAGGTCCGCTTCCCCGTCGGCGACGACGGGCCGAACGCGAGCGGGCTCTCCCGGAAGACGATCGAGCAGGCCGTCGCCGCGAGCAAGGAGCGTCTCGGCATCGACACCATCGACCTGTACCAGACCCACCGCGTCGATCCGGACACGCCGCCGGAGACCACGCTCCGCGCGCTGGACGACCTCGTGGAGCGCGGCGACGTCCGCCACGTCGGCACCTCCTCGATGTTCGCCCACGAACTCGCCGAGCGCCTGCGCGCCAGCGAGCGCGAGGATCTCGTCTCCTTCGAGACGATGCAGAACCACTACCACCTCGCCTATCGGGAGGAGGAACGGGACATGCTGCCCCTCTGTGACCGCAACGACGTGGGCGTCATCCCGTGGGGCCCGCTCGGCCAGGGCTTCCTCACCCGCCCCGTGTCGGAGCTCGAGGAGACCGCCCGTGGCGACCCCGAGAACTTCCACAACCCCACCGACGAGTACGAGCGCGGCGGCGGCCGCGAGATCAACGCCCGCCTCGAGGAACTCGCCGCGGACAAGGGCGTGACGATGGCCCAGATCGCGCTCGCCTGGCAGTTCCAGAACGAGTACGTGGACGCGCCGATCGTCGGCACGACGAGCGTCGAACACCTCGAGGACGCCGTCGAGGCGCTGGAGATCGACCTCTCG